In the genome of Actinomadura graeca, one region contains:
- the ddaH gene encoding dimethylargininase, producing the protein MTGSAGTALVRDPGPRLADGIVTHIGRRPVDTALAARQHGDYVAALREAGWRIRSVAPADAHPDAVFVEDAVVVCGDLAVLGRSGETRRRGEVRGAEEAVRELGLRIERIKAPGTLDGGDVLRVGDTVYVGRGARTNEEGICQLAHLLGGRKVVPVDTSGCLHLKSAITALPDGTIIGVPDLVDTSVLPCMRVVPEPAGAHVVVLGPGHVLLSESAPRTAGQLAADGLRVTRVDISEFEALEGCVTCLSVLVP; encoded by the coding sequence GTGACGGGGAGCGCCGGGACGGCGCTCGTGCGCGATCCCGGGCCGCGCCTCGCCGACGGGATCGTCACCCACATCGGCCGCCGCCCGGTGGACACCGCGCTGGCGGCCCGCCAGCACGGCGACTACGTCGCGGCGCTCCGCGAAGCGGGCTGGCGCATCCGCTCCGTCGCGCCCGCCGACGCCCACCCCGACGCCGTGTTCGTCGAGGACGCCGTGGTCGTCTGCGGGGACCTCGCGGTCCTCGGCCGGTCCGGTGAGACGCGCCGCAGGGGCGAGGTCCGCGGCGCCGAGGAGGCGGTCCGCGAGCTGGGCCTGCGGATCGAGCGGATCAAGGCCCCCGGCACCCTCGACGGCGGCGACGTCCTGCGCGTCGGCGACACCGTCTACGTCGGGCGCGGCGCCCGCACCAACGAGGAGGGCATCTGCCAGCTCGCCCACCTGCTGGGCGGGCGGAAGGTCGTCCCCGTCGACACCAGCGGCTGCCTGCACCTGAAATCGGCGATCACCGCGCTGCCCGACGGCACGATCATCGGCGTCCCCGACCTGGTCGACACCTCCGTGCTGCCGTGCATGCGGGTCGTCCCGGAGCCGGCGGGCGCGCACGTGGTGGTCCTCGGGCCCGGGCACGTCCTGCTGTCGGAGTCCGCGCCGCGCACCGCGGGCCAGCTCGCCGCGGACGGGCTCCGCGTCACCCGCGTCGACATCAGCGAGTTCGAGGCCCTCGAAGGGTGCGTGACCTGCCTGTCCGTCCTCGTCCCCTGA
- a CDS encoding cytidine deaminase codes for MRRAAPYACRVSELNPEDAKIITLARSSRARTGAAEGAAVRDETGRTYAATSVDLPSLKLSALKVAVAMAVSSGAEDLEAAALVTTAPTPDPSDVTAVRDLGPKATVLLATPDGTLQTTL; via the coding sequence ATGCGCCGCGCGGCCCCGTACGCTTGTCGCGTGAGCGAGCTGAACCCCGAGGACGCGAAGATCATCACCCTGGCACGGTCGTCCAGGGCCCGCACGGGCGCCGCCGAGGGCGCCGCCGTCAGGGACGAGACCGGCCGCACCTACGCGGCGACCAGCGTGGACCTGCCGTCCCTGAAGCTGTCGGCCCTCAAGGTCGCCGTGGCGATGGCGGTATCGAGCGGCGCCGAGGACCTGGAGGCCGCCGCCCTGGTCACCACCGCCCCCACCCCCGACCCGTCCGACGTGACCGCCGTCCGCGACCTGGGCCCCAAGGCCACCGTCCTGCTGGCAACCCCAGACGGCACCCTACAAACCACCCTCTAA
- a CDS encoding hemolysin family protein, with translation MSTAQGWLSALAVVLVLLAGLLAGTETALARVSRVTVDEVVREGRRGARRLAEVVADPARYVNMVLLLRIGCELVATVIVADLCVSWLDETWRAYVVAAAIMIVVSYVVIGVGPRTLGIQHADRIALAGAAVIHPVTRVFGPLPRLLILLGNALTPGKGFREGPFASEAELRDLVDLAEQRSLIEPDEREMIHSVFELGDTLVREVMVPRTDIVFIERGKTLRQAMSLALRSGFSRIPVVGENEDDVVGIAYLKDVVRRSQEHREGEGVETVDSVMRDATYVPDSKPIDELLREMQARRIHLAIVIDEYGGTAGLVTIEDILEEIVGEITDEYDREIPPVTWLDDDAARVTARLPVEDLAELFDAEIDVEEVETVGGLLAHALGRVPIEGSTAEVGSADNGAVLSLKAETIAGRRNRVGTVLVRRTLGVRR, from the coding sequence ATGAGCACCGCGCAGGGATGGCTGTCCGCCCTGGCGGTGGTCCTGGTGCTGCTCGCCGGGCTGCTGGCCGGCACGGAGACGGCGCTTGCGCGGGTGTCGCGGGTCACCGTCGACGAGGTCGTCCGGGAGGGCCGCCGCGGCGCGCGGCGGCTCGCCGAGGTCGTCGCCGACCCCGCCCGCTACGTCAACATGGTGCTGCTGCTGCGCATCGGCTGCGAGCTGGTCGCCACCGTCATCGTCGCGGACCTGTGCGTCTCCTGGCTGGACGAGACGTGGCGCGCCTACGTCGTCGCCGCCGCGATCATGATCGTGGTCAGCTACGTCGTGATCGGCGTCGGGCCCCGCACCCTCGGCATCCAGCACGCCGACCGGATCGCCCTCGCCGGCGCCGCGGTGATCCACCCGGTGACACGGGTGTTCGGGCCCCTCCCGCGGCTGCTGATCCTCCTCGGCAACGCGCTGACGCCGGGCAAGGGCTTCCGGGAGGGCCCCTTCGCGTCCGAGGCCGAGCTGCGCGACCTGGTCGACCTCGCCGAACAGCGCAGCCTCATCGAACCGGACGAGCGCGAGATGATCCACTCCGTGTTCGAGCTCGGCGACACCCTCGTCCGCGAGGTGATGGTGCCGCGCACCGACATCGTCTTCATCGAACGCGGCAAGACCCTCCGGCAGGCGATGTCGCTGGCATTGCGCAGCGGCTTCTCCCGCATCCCGGTCGTCGGCGAGAACGAGGACGACGTCGTCGGCATCGCCTACCTCAAGGACGTCGTCCGCCGCAGCCAGGAACACCGCGAAGGCGAAGGCGTCGAGACCGTCGACTCCGTCATGCGCGACGCCACCTACGTCCCCGACAGCAAACCCATCGACGAGCTGCTGCGCGAGATGCAGGCCCGCCGCATCCACCTCGCCATCGTCATCGACGAGTACGGCGGCACCGCCGGACTCGTCACTATCGAGGACATCCTGGAGGAGATCGTCGGCGAGATCACCGACGAGTATGACCGGGAGATCCCCCCGGTCACCTGGCTCGACGACGACGCCGCCCGCGTGACCGCCCGGCTGCCCGTGGAGGACCTCGCCGAGCTCTTCGACGCCGAGATCGACGTCGAAGAGGTCGAGACCGTCGGCGGCCTCCTCGCCCACGCCCTCGGTCGCGTCCCCATCGAAGGCTCCACCGCGGAGGTCGGCTCCGCCGACAACGGCGCCGTCCTGTCCCTGAAAGCCGAGACCATAGCCGGCCGCCGCAACCGCGTCGGGACTGTACTTGTTCGGCGAACCCTCGGCGTCAGGCGCTAG
- a CDS encoding TerB family tellurite resistance protein produces the protein MLLVFGLTAVFRTVSEGTFHCPHCGGDRAYRRRAGRRWFTFFFVPLVPLWRLGQAAECRTCRRRFPVSALRTPTAQQMAAALPAGMRAAATLVLRADDPSDGTARARAVETVLGYGEPVYGDADMEADLGLRPEFLEREVAQAGSHLAVEAKEWFLAQAVRIGLADGPLGDRERRILHRIAELLGMSRAYALGVIVTTEGAAR, from the coding sequence GTGTTGCTCGTTTTCGGCCTGACAGCGGTGTTCCGCACGGTCAGCGAGGGGACGTTCCACTGCCCGCACTGCGGTGGTGATCGTGCCTACCGGAGGCGGGCGGGGCGGCGCTGGTTCACCTTCTTCTTCGTCCCGCTGGTCCCGCTGTGGCGCCTCGGCCAGGCCGCCGAGTGCCGCACCTGCCGCCGCCGCTTCCCCGTCTCCGCGCTGCGGACGCCGACCGCGCAGCAGATGGCGGCGGCGCTGCCCGCCGGCATGCGCGCGGCCGCCACACTCGTCCTGCGCGCGGACGACCCGTCCGACGGCACCGCCCGCGCCCGCGCCGTCGAGACCGTCCTCGGCTACGGCGAACCCGTCTACGGCGACGCCGACATGGAGGCCGACCTCGGGCTCCGCCCCGAGTTCCTGGAGCGGGAGGTCGCCCAGGCGGGCTCCCACCTCGCGGTCGAGGCCAAGGAGTGGTTCCTCGCGCAGGCCGTGCGGATCGGCCTGGCGGACGGGCCGCTCGGCGACAGGGAACGCCGGATCCTGCACCGCATCGCCGAGCTGCTGGGCATGTCCCGCGCGTACGCGCTGGGCGTGATCGTGACCACCGAGGGGGCGGCACGGTGA
- the era gene encoding GTPase Era, which translates to MTTLGDTTARRPDGEYRAGFACFIGRPNVGKSTLMNALVGTKVAITSSRPQTTRRAIRGIVHRPGAQLVVVDTPGLHKPRTLLGERLDSLVRSTLTEVDVIGFCVPADQPVGPGDRYIARELAAVRKTPVVAIVTKTDLAPPERVAEQLLAVGGLGAFADIVPCSAETGFQVGLAGDLLIGHLPEGMPLYPEGDLTDEPEQVLVAELIREAALEGVREELPHSIAVVVDEMGPREGRDDLVDVYAHLFVERPSQKGIIIGHKGTRLREVGAAARRQIEALLGTKVFLDLRVSVLKDWQRDPKQLRRLGFYD; encoded by the coding sequence GTGACGACGCTGGGAGACACCACGGCCCGACGTCCGGACGGGGAGTACCGTGCCGGATTCGCCTGCTTCATCGGCCGCCCGAACGTGGGCAAGTCCACGCTGATGAACGCGCTGGTCGGCACCAAGGTGGCGATCACCAGCAGCCGTCCGCAGACCACCCGCCGGGCCATCCGCGGCATCGTGCACCGGCCCGGGGCGCAGCTCGTCGTGGTCGACACCCCCGGCCTGCACAAGCCCCGCACGCTGCTCGGCGAACGCCTCGACAGCCTCGTCCGCTCCACCCTGACCGAGGTGGACGTGATCGGGTTCTGCGTGCCCGCCGACCAGCCCGTCGGCCCCGGCGACCGGTACATCGCCCGCGAGCTGGCCGCCGTCCGGAAGACACCGGTCGTCGCGATCGTCACCAAGACCGACCTGGCCCCGCCCGAGCGGGTCGCCGAGCAGCTCCTCGCGGTCGGCGGGCTCGGCGCGTTCGCCGACATCGTGCCCTGCTCGGCCGAGACCGGCTTCCAGGTCGGGCTGGCCGGGGACCTGCTGATCGGCCACCTGCCCGAGGGCATGCCGCTCTACCCCGAGGGCGACCTCACCGACGAGCCCGAGCAGGTCCTCGTCGCCGAGCTGATCCGCGAGGCCGCGCTGGAGGGCGTCCGCGAGGAGCTGCCCCACTCGATCGCCGTCGTGGTCGACGAGATGGGCCCGCGCGAGGGCCGCGACGACCTCGTCGACGTCTACGCCCACCTGTTCGTCGAGCGCCCCAGCCAGAAGGGGATCATCATCGGCCACAAGGGCACCCGGCTCCGCGAGGTCGGCGCCGCCGCCCGCCGCCAGATCGAGGCGCTGCTTGGCACCAAGGTGTTCCTCGACCTGCGCGTCAGCGTCCTGAAGGACTGGCAGCGCGACCCCAAGCAGCTGCGCAGGCTGGGCTTCTACGACTGA
- a CDS encoding MMPL family transporter yields the protein MSRLLYRLGRAAALRPWRFVAVWLVLVGAMAGLAGVAGGALHDDYTLSGSGSQKATDLLEERFPALSGADARVVVHARSGRVDQAALAAASAKLSRLPNVSAVDPPRPSRDGSTALMTVRYSVPVTDLAPKPTLDLLRDATANLGEAGYQVEFGGQVPENVTAPGGVAEGVGVGAALVILLLAFGSVVAAGLPLIVALAGLGAGVSGITLLAAFTNVANTAPTLAIMVGLGVGIDYALFILTRHREGLAEGLDVPESAGRAIATAGLSVIFAGFTVLLALCGLVLSRIPVFMTMGFATGLVVAATVLSAVTLLPAVLGLAGGRVLRRRDRAPGARISAESPLVRRWAEHVGRRPWPWLLAGLVLMLTLAAPMLGMRTWPSDASSEPSSNTVRKAYDLVADGYGPGANGPLLVAADLTKVDPASLGALGERLSRVQGVTAVAPPLPSPDRRAAVIVVTPAYGPQDERVTGLVDRVRADALPPGAEVTGLTAVYVDLSRVLSERLWPVIGVVVATSFIMLMIVFRSVLAPLKAAAMNMLSIGAAYGVLTAVFQWGWGAGLLGLPHAVPVSSFILLLMFAVLFGVSMDYEVFLLSRVREEWLAGGDARGSVITGLAATGRVITSAALIMVAVFLGFAMDPGVVIKQMGVGLAVAVALDATIVRLLLVPAVMALLGRANWWLPGPLARVLPDIGLHGGSGHGADAEKRPQPSPA from the coding sequence ATGTCCCGTCTGCTCTATCGCCTCGGGAGGGCCGCCGCGCTGCGGCCCTGGCGGTTCGTCGCGGTGTGGCTGGTGCTCGTGGGCGCGATGGCCGGGCTCGCCGGCGTCGCGGGGGGCGCCCTGCACGACGACTACACGCTGTCGGGATCGGGCTCGCAGAAGGCCACGGATCTGCTGGAGGAGCGGTTCCCCGCGCTGTCGGGCGCGGACGCGCGGGTCGTGGTGCACGCCCGGTCGGGCAGGGTGGACCAGGCCGCCCTCGCCGCGGCGAGCGCGAAGTTGAGCAGGCTTCCGAACGTCAGCGCGGTCGATCCCCCGCGGCCGTCCCGAGACGGCTCGACCGCGCTGATGACCGTCCGGTACTCGGTGCCGGTGACCGACCTCGCTCCCAAGCCGACCCTGGACCTGCTGCGGGACGCCACCGCGAACCTCGGCGAGGCCGGGTACCAGGTGGAGTTCGGCGGGCAGGTGCCGGAGAACGTGACGGCGCCCGGCGGGGTCGCCGAGGGCGTCGGGGTCGGGGCCGCCCTGGTGATCCTCCTGCTGGCGTTCGGGTCGGTCGTCGCGGCGGGGCTGCCGCTGATCGTCGCGCTCGCCGGGCTCGGCGCCGGGGTGTCGGGGATCACGCTGCTCGCCGCGTTCACGAACGTGGCGAACACCGCGCCCACGTTGGCGATCATGGTCGGGCTCGGGGTCGGCATCGACTACGCCCTGTTCATCCTGACCCGGCACCGTGAGGGACTCGCGGAGGGCCTGGACGTCCCCGAGTCGGCGGGGCGGGCCATCGCGACCGCCGGCCTGTCGGTGATCTTCGCGGGGTTCACGGTGCTGCTGGCGCTCTGCGGGCTGGTGCTGTCGCGGATCCCGGTGTTCATGACCATGGGGTTCGCCACCGGGCTGGTGGTCGCGGCGACGGTGCTGAGCGCCGTCACGCTGCTGCCCGCCGTGCTGGGTCTCGCGGGCGGGCGGGTGCTGCGCCGCCGCGACCGGGCGCCCGGCGCCCGGATCTCCGCCGAGTCGCCGCTGGTGCGACGGTGGGCCGAGCACGTCGGGCGCCGCCCGTGGCCCTGGCTGCTCGCCGGGCTCGTGCTCATGCTGACGCTGGCCGCGCCGATGCTCGGCATGCGGACCTGGCCGAGCGACGCCAGCAGCGAGCCGTCGTCCAACACCGTCAGGAAGGCCTACGACCTGGTCGCGGACGGCTACGGGCCCGGCGCCAACGGTCCCCTCCTCGTCGCCGCCGACCTGACGAAGGTGGACCCGGCGTCGCTGGGCGCGCTGGGCGAGCGGCTCTCCAGGGTCCAGGGCGTCACGGCCGTCGCGCCGCCGCTGCCGTCCCCGGACCGCCGCGCCGCCGTGATAGTCGTGACCCCGGCGTACGGGCCGCAGGACGAGCGGGTCACCGGGCTCGTCGACCGCGTCCGCGCGGACGCGCTGCCGCCGGGCGCGGAGGTCACCGGGCTGACCGCCGTCTACGTGGACCTGTCCCGGGTGCTGTCGGAACGGCTGTGGCCGGTGATCGGCGTGGTCGTCGCCACCTCGTTCATCATGCTGATGATCGTGTTCAGGTCGGTGCTGGCGCCGCTCAAGGCCGCCGCGATGAACATGCTGTCGATCGGTGCCGCGTACGGGGTGCTCACCGCCGTGTTCCAGTGGGGGTGGGGCGCCGGGCTGCTCGGCCTCCCGCACGCCGTGCCCGTGTCCAGCTTCATCCTGCTGCTGATGTTCGCGGTGCTGTTCGGGGTGTCGATGGACTACGAGGTGTTCCTGCTCTCGCGGGTCCGGGAGGAATGGCTGGCCGGCGGCGACGCGCGCGGATCGGTGATCACCGGGCTGGCCGCCACCGGCCGGGTGATCACCAGCGCGGCACTGATCATGGTGGCGGTGTTCCTCGGCTTCGCGATGGACCCCGGCGTGGTCATCAAGCAGATGGGCGTCGGGCTCGCGGTCGCGGTGGCGCTGGACGCGACCATCGTGCGGCTGCTGCTGGTGCCCGCCGTGATGGCGCTGCTCGGACGGGCGAACTGGTGGCTGCCGGGACCGCTGGCCCGTGTCCTGCCGGACATCGGCCTGCACGGCGGCTCCGGCCACGGCGCGGACGCGGAGAAGCGGCCCCAGCCCAGCCCGGCGTGA
- a CDS encoding BTAD domain-containing putative transcriptional regulator → MTTAVRVLGAFGVAVAGVPADLGGPRQRSVLARLVAAHGRMVPADRLVEDLWAGTAPPRAAAGLQSFVSHLRRALEPARPPRTPARILVTEPPGYALRLPDGDVDAWRFDALIDEAAALLDAGDPASARGRAEAALAEWRGPAYAEFAVLPWAAAEAARLDERRRLAVERRAEAMLRLGAAAEAVPDLEAHAAAEPLREDAWRLLALALYRAGRQGDALAALRRARAALTEELGVDPGPRLRRLESDILAQAPSLDTADRPVGAGDPAAETGHARRPPLRLAPEPPGPPGGEPAARGGRAGRSAFVGRERELARLDEAARSAAAGRGGVVLVGGEAGMGKTALAERFAITLGGRGWTRAWGRAAETAGAPAAWPWAELLRELTAAAPPEPGLAGRLGPLLDDTATGRAEADAGSGRFRLHLAVGDYLDGVAGRAPLLLVLEDLHWADEETLALLVRLADRLRGRPALLLATFRQTEVPDGLAAALAALARFEPARIDLGGLSAAEVAVLVRDTCDARLDDAELSAIAERTGGNPFFTRETARLLEAEGLPAATRRVPAGVGYVLRRRIARLPAAAQAVLRDAAVVGRDAGLGVLTDLAGDEDTVLDAVEAGLASGLVTEPAPGRMRFAHALVRDTLYTGVSRARRTRLHGRVAAALERHTPDEVAAIAHHYLESGADPGKAVRYARLAAEAAEARFAHGAAASLWARAVETLRAQGPDATRERLETEVAAIRATALSGDVVAARERRLAAIADARASGDVRALARVIASFDVPTLWTSREYGSLDLDVVEATDEALARLPADEAELRVRLLTTLAMELEGQQHDRGVTASDEALAAARSLGVPELIALALNGCYINAYRTADGLGRRRRIATELLGLATEHDLGTYLVLAHLQLQQTAVAALDLPAADRHLEEGRRLAEQYGLPLLAQIADWHSGLVHAFTARFDAAERAYEEVGGAIGRTRIWFSERGMLFLGAFCLRLVQGRAAEMVEEAAWLHRQWSHVGATADVHALALVAAGRAAEARRIVAGVGPVRRDYFFDLTMSARGLRAIALGERGLAEEVYAELLPYAGHVTGGATALATIGPVAHVLGDLALFLELPTHVVAGHYRAAAEVSARLGAVQWGEKAEAALAGLGTPAA, encoded by the coding sequence ATGACGACTGCTGTGCGCGTGCTGGGCGCCTTCGGCGTGGCGGTGGCAGGCGTGCCCGCCGACCTCGGCGGTCCCCGCCAGCGCTCGGTGCTGGCGCGTCTCGTCGCCGCGCACGGCCGGATGGTGCCGGCGGACCGGCTCGTCGAGGACCTGTGGGCGGGGACGGCGCCGCCGCGCGCCGCGGCCGGGCTCCAGTCGTTCGTGTCGCATCTGCGGCGCGCCCTCGAACCCGCGCGCCCGCCCCGCACGCCCGCGCGGATCCTCGTCACCGAGCCGCCCGGGTACGCGCTGCGGCTGCCGGACGGCGACGTCGACGCCTGGCGGTTCGACGCCCTGATCGACGAGGCCGCGGCGCTGCTGGACGCCGGTGATCCCGCCTCCGCGCGGGGCCGCGCCGAGGCCGCGCTGGCGGAGTGGCGCGGGCCCGCCTACGCCGAGTTCGCGGTCCTGCCGTGGGCCGCCGCCGAGGCCGCCCGCCTGGACGAGCGGCGCCGCCTCGCGGTCGAGCGCCGCGCCGAGGCCATGCTCCGGCTCGGGGCCGCCGCCGAGGCCGTCCCGGACCTGGAGGCCCACGCCGCCGCCGAGCCGCTGCGCGAGGACGCGTGGCGGCTGCTGGCCCTCGCGCTCTACCGGGCGGGACGCCAGGGCGACGCCCTCGCGGCGCTCCGCCGGGCCCGCGCCGCCCTCACCGAGGAACTCGGCGTCGATCCCGGCCCCCGGTTGCGCCGCCTGGAGTCCGACATCCTCGCCCAGGCGCCCTCCCTGGACACGGCGGACCGTCCTGTGGGCGCCGGGGACCCGGCCGCGGAGACCGGCCACGCCCGCCGCCCGCCGCTGCGGCTCGCGCCCGAGCCCCCCGGGCCGCCGGGCGGGGAGCCCGCGGCCAGGGGCGGCCGCGCGGGCCGGTCCGCGTTCGTCGGGCGGGAGCGGGAGCTGGCGCGGCTGGACGAGGCGGCCCGGTCCGCGGCGGCGGGACGCGGCGGCGTCGTCCTCGTCGGCGGGGAGGCGGGCATGGGCAAGACCGCCCTCGCCGAACGGTTCGCGATCACCCTGGGCGGACGGGGCTGGACGCGCGCGTGGGGGCGCGCCGCCGAGACCGCCGGGGCCCCGGCGGCCTGGCCCTGGGCCGAGCTGCTGCGCGAGCTGACCGCCGCGGCGCCGCCCGAACCCGGCCTCGCCGGGCGGCTCGGCCCGCTCCTGGACGACACCGCCACCGGACGCGCCGAGGCCGACGCCGGCAGCGGCCGGTTCCGGCTCCACCTGGCCGTGGGCGACTACCTCGACGGCGTCGCGGGCCGGGCGCCGCTGCTGCTCGTCCTTGAGGACCTGCACTGGGCCGACGAGGAGACCCTCGCGCTGCTGGTCCGGCTCGCCGACCGGCTCCGCGGCCGCCCCGCCCTGCTGCTGGCCACGTTCCGGCAGACGGAGGTCCCCGACGGGCTCGCCGCCGCCCTCGCGGCGCTCGCCCGCTTCGAGCCGGCCCGCATCGACCTCGGCGGTCTCTCCGCCGCCGAGGTCGCCGTGCTCGTCCGCGACACCTGCGACGCCCGCCTCGACGACGCCGAGCTGTCGGCCATCGCCGAGCGGACCGGCGGCAACCCGTTCTTCACCCGCGAGACCGCCCGGCTCCTGGAGGCCGAGGGACTGCCCGCCGCCACCCGCCGCGTGCCCGCCGGCGTCGGATACGTGCTGCGCCGCCGGATCGCCCGGCTGCCCGCCGCCGCGCAGGCCGTCCTGCGGGACGCGGCCGTCGTCGGACGGGACGCGGGCCTCGGCGTCCTCACCGACCTCGCGGGCGACGAGGACACCGTCCTCGACGCCGTCGAGGCGGGCCTGGCGTCCGGGCTGGTCACCGAGCCCGCACCCGGGCGGATGCGGTTCGCGCACGCGCTCGTCCGCGACACCCTCTACACCGGCGTCTCCCGTGCCCGCCGGACCCGCCTGCACGGCCGTGTCGCGGCGGCGCTGGAGCGGCACACCCCCGACGAGGTCGCCGCCATCGCCCACCACTACCTGGAGTCCGGCGCCGACCCCGGCAAGGCCGTCCGGTACGCGCGGCTCGCCGCGGAGGCCGCCGAGGCCCGCTTCGCGCACGGCGCGGCGGCGTCGCTGTGGGCCCGCGCCGTGGAGACGCTCCGCGCGCAGGGCCCCGACGCGACCCGCGAGCGGCTGGAGACCGAGGTCGCCGCGATCCGCGCGACCGCCCTCTCCGGAGACGTCGTCGCCGCCCGGGAGCGGCGCCTCGCCGCCATCGCCGACGCCCGCGCGTCCGGCGACGTCCGCGCGCTGGCCCGGGTCATCGCCAGCTTCGACGTCCCCACGCTCTGGACCAGCCGCGAGTACGGGTCCCTCGACCTGGACGTGGTCGAGGCCACCGACGAGGCCCTCGCCCGCCTTCCCGCGGACGAGGCGGAGCTGCGGGTGCGCCTTCTCACCACGCTGGCGATGGAGCTGGAGGGCCAGCAGCACGACCGCGGCGTCACCGCGTCCGACGAGGCGCTCGCCGCCGCCCGCTCCCTCGGCGTCCCCGAGCTGATCGCCCTCGCGCTCAACGGCTGCTACATCAACGCCTACCGCACCGCCGACGGCCTCGGCCGGCGACGGCGGATCGCCACCGAGCTGCTCGGCCTCGCCACCGAGCACGACCTCGGCACCTACCTCGTCCTCGCGCACCTGCAACTCCAGCAGACCGCCGTCGCCGCGCTCGACCTGCCGGCCGCCGACCGGCACCTGGAGGAGGGCCGCAGGCTCGCCGAGCAGTACGGCCTGCCCCTGCTCGCGCAGATCGCGGACTGGCACAGCGGCCTCGTGCACGCCTTCACCGCCCGCTTCGACGCCGCCGAGCGCGCCTACGAGGAGGTCGGCGGCGCCATCGGCCGGACGAGGATCTGGTTCAGCGAGCGCGGCATGCTGTTCCTCGGCGCGTTCTGCCTGCGGCTCGTCCAGGGCCGGGCCGCGGAGATGGTGGAGGAGGCCGCCTGGCTGCACCGGCAGTGGTCGCACGTCGGGGCCACCGCCGACGTCCACGCCCTCGCGCTGGTCGCCGCCGGGCGCGCCGCCGAGGCCCGGCGGATCGTCGCCGGGGTGGGGCCCGTCCGCCGCGACTACTTCTTCGACCTCACCATGTCGGCCCGTGGCCTGCGCGCCATCGCCCTCGGCGAACGCGGGCTGGCCGAGGAGGTCTACGCCGAGCTGCTCCCGTACGCCGGGCACGTCACCGGCGGCGCCACCGCCCTCGCCACGATCGGGCCGGTCGCGCACGTCCTCGGCGACCTGGCGCTGTTCCTGGAGCTCCCCACCCACGTCGTCGCCGGCCACTACCGCGCCGCCGCCGAGGTCTCGGCGCGCCTCGGTGCCGTCCAGTGGGGCGAGAAGGCCGAGGCCGCCCTGGCCGGCCTCGGTACCCCCGCGGCCTGA